In Scomber japonicus isolate fScoJap1 chromosome 11, fScoJap1.pri, whole genome shotgun sequence, the genomic stretch AACTGATCTTATAAGCATCACattttacttgttttatttacatCATTTATCGACAGTTACGTCACACTACTGGTAAAATGACAATTACATCAGAGATTGGGTTGTGTTagaaaaaaagcatcaaatgtaattatatacagtagagtagtttcataataataataatgatgataatgataatcatACTAAATTcagatgtttctgttttactttgttcttttttttatatcgTTATTACACTTTCCTCCGCAGGATACAGCAGGGATACGTCCTTCCTTGAGATGGTGGTTGACATTATTCAAGAGCTGAAGAAGGCCAATCCCAGCTTGGTGTATGGTAAGTGTAAGCTTAGTTATTTTACTCCTAAATGTGAACTATGAAACTGTATCTAGTGTaacttttaaatccaaataAAGCTTAAATTTCTGTTCTTTTCTGCAGTGTGTGATCCTGTTATGGGAGACCAAGGTGCTATGGTACAGTTAATTCTCCTTCATATGTCTCTAAATCTAAATAATATTAAAGTCATTTGCTCAcctttcattcataaatatttgttttcatcattttgtaaAACTAATTGTCACTCGTAAGTTGGTTCAAAAACAAACTTTTGGTTAAGAAAAATCTTGTGTTTGCTTCCTGTCACAGTACGTCCCAGAGAACCTGCTGCCAGTCTACAGGGACAAAGTGGTGCCTTTGGCCGACATCCTAACCCCCAACCAGTTTGAAGCAGAGTGAGTGCACTTCTAATCATCACtgaagaaaatataaaagagaaaaagagaattaAGGAAATTTGGCATTATTATCTAATAGAAAGAGACATCTGCTGGTAAATGGTGTGATACAAGTTTCTCTTCCTGGTGAGGTGTTTAGCAAATCCggtttaataaatgtttttacagGATGCAGGTGagggaaagtgtgtgtttaaCGTTTTATATCATGGAAGCATCTGTGACCTCTCCCCTTTTCTAAACAGGCTTTTAACTGGGAGGAAAATCAGCACAGAGTCAGATGCTTTTGAGGTGAGTGCAGCACTTCTCATTGTGCCTTATTTGGATTTAGCGGTTCAATAGCTTGAGTAAATGGGACCATTTCTATTCTCCAGGTGATGGACTTGCTTCATAAAATGGGGCCAGAGACTGTGGTCCTCACTAGTACAGATCTGCCCTCGAAATGTGGGGACCAGTTCCTGGTGGCCCTTGGAAGTCAAAAAACAGGTAAAATACTTCCTCCAGACAGAGTCTACTCACGGCCACAGTCTTTATTTAGATCTGTCTGTACTTGATGCCGGTTTTTGGGTAAACAGGATAAAAGTACAACATTGTAATGAGTGGGGATGCTTACGCTGTCAGTTAGCCTAATAACATGTATAAAATCATCTACAGTCATGGCCAAAAATATTGGCACCCCTGCACTTGACACTATGGTAGGAGACCACTCCTGACACAAAGGCATAAAAAAACCAGACTGGAGTTTGCCAAAACTGACGCGACAAAGCCAAAATCCTTCTGGGAGAACGTACTGTGGACAGATGAGACcaaaatagagctttttggtAAAATACGTCATAGTACTGattacagaaaatgaaatgaggccttcaaagaaaaaaatacagtccCTTCAGTCAAACATGGTGGAGGTTCTCAGATGGGGTTACTTTGCTGCTTCTGGCATCGGATGATTGAGCAGTTTGCAAAAGAGGAGTGATCCAAAATTCCAGTGAAGTGGTGTAAGAAACTCGTTCATGGTTTCAGAAAGCAATTGATTTTTTCCACAGGGTGTGCTACCAAATACTAAGCTGAGGGTGCCAATAATTTTGTCCAGTCCATTTTTTGAGTTCTGTGTGGATTTTTATCCGTGTGAATACCAAAGCATTTGTAATTGCAATTATTTTCTGGGAGACATGGTGCATTATCTGACAGAAGTGCAGGGGTGCCAATATTTTTAACCATGACTGTACTGACAATGAACTATTGTCCTTGTCAATTTCAACATCACTACcctgtctgtcctcctcacTATAGTGAAACCAGATGGGACCAACAGCAGTCAGAAAATCTGCATGGACATCCCCAAAGTTGATGCTGTATTTGTGGGGACAGGAGACCTGTTTGCTGCCATGTTGCTAGCCTGGACCCACCATCACCCTAAAGACCTGAAGGTCAGAAACACACTTGGCTGTTTAAATCAGTAAACTGAGAAAATCTAATGACGCCAGCTGGATGTCATCTagtccttcttttatttttcacaggCTGCCTGTGAAAAGACTGTTTCAGTCATGCATCACGTCATTAAGAGGACCATTACTTATGCTAACggtaggatgtgtgtgtgtttgtttatcctCCTCTGTTTGTGGTCCTTCTACTTTATGGTAACAGCTTTTGTAGTAGACACACAGGAACAGTGCTTGCTCCCGGTAATGTATTCACACAATCAACAGTAATATGTGAACCATTAATATATACGTTAATATGATTGTCGAGAAACACATTTCAGTTGATTACTTGATTACACGTAGAAGGACGCAAGCATGTGATGACCTGCTAATGAACTGCTTCTTTTATAGCTGCATATTACCCTTTGACTGCTGAGTTGACCAGTAAGCCGAAGTCCAAAATCATAGCATTTTCATTGAACCGTTCTCCTTCTcatcttttttcctctcagagATGGCCGGGCCTGGAAAAAGGCCTAGCCCTGCACAGCTGGAGCTGAGGATGGTTCAGAGCAAAGCCGACATTGAGAATCCTGCCATCGTAGTTCAAGCTAGGGTCTTACAAAAGTCTTAGGATTGAAGATGTTTTCATGAACATTCACATTGTGCTGGTACAAAATCAGCTTTAAATCTGGGCGGTACATGTAGGATTTTCACATCAAAGACTGTCAAGTGTCTCTGCCTTATACAGTAGAATCTCTGAGGATGTGTTTTTCATGAGAAACTTTTGATTTGTTGTTATGTACGTTCTGCACACTAGAATCACTGCCATAGGTGTCTGTACTATGGCCTGTGTAGACATCATCTACCctataaaaaaatgtgtcaatgaTGTTTAGGTTTAAAAGATAGTGTACTTTAATCTTCTTTATTATGCTGAAAATTATTTCTTGGTATTAAACAACGCATCTCGGTTAAGAATAGGTAATACACAAAACCAAATGATGCATGCGTGACCATCCCTCTACTTGAGGCTGCTATAATAGCAGgttaaatgtacttaaagtgTGTTGCTCACAAGGCATTATAAGCACATCAATATACTGTCTGCAATATAATCAAAAACATGAcgcgtaatgccagtagcaacACATAATGCAAAAACAAAGGGGTTGACAGCTTCTGGTGAAAGtatataatcatttaatcacAATGATGTCAGAACATTTCATTGCACTGTTTTTCTGAAATGATTTTTTATAAAAAGGTGTTAATGCATGTAATGTGCTTATAATGAACTTGGATGTTGTCACATTTATACATTCAGAATGGAATATAAGTGCTGAGATGTGTACTGTAACGCActgtaaaaatgtcaaacaccTTATGCAATTAGTATGTGGTCAGTAAAGTTACATTATCccagtttatttcattttgttttagaCAAATTGTAACTATTGATAATCATGATTGTAGTCGACGTCTGAAATGGTTCTTTTAAATGATATTCTGGAAATGTTTTTCAccttctgttttttaattatgCAATGCGTTCTTGTACTAGCAGATGTATAACACGTTAGATCTATGTCTTAAACATCTCAAATTGAGGTATTTGCACAGATAAtctttaatatacagtatttactaataatttttttttcatttctgactGTTGTCATATCTCAGAAAAAGAGTCGGTATGAGAGACCACGCTGTTTAAATAGCCTTAACGCAGTtaggaagaaaaaacattggTTGTGAATGTTTTGATGTACCAA encodes the following:
- the LOC128368170 gene encoding pyridoxal kinase-like, translated to MECRVLSVQSHVVRGYVGNKSATFPLQVLGFEVDSINSVQFSNHTGYAHWKGQVLTAEELNVLYEGIKLNKVNHYDYILTGYSRDTSFLEMVVDIIQELKKANPSLVYVCDPVMGDQGAMYVPENLLPVYRDKVVPLADILTPNQFEAELLTGRKISTESDAFEVMDLLHKMGPETVVLTSTDLPSKCGDQFLVALGSQKTVKPDGTNSSQKICMDIPKVDAVFVGTGDLFAAMLLAWTHHHPKDLKAACEKTVSVMHHVIKRTITYANEMAGPGKRPSPAQLELRMVQSKADIENPAIVVQARVLQKS